From a region of the Arachis ipaensis cultivar K30076 chromosome B09, Araip1.1, whole genome shotgun sequence genome:
- the LOC110266970 gene encoding protein FAR-RED IMPAIRED RESPONSE 1-like has product MKDIGLWTIFKVVLNHSHPCCPSQAEMLKQHRELTMFVHHTIETHEKAGIRPSKTYQSFVVAAGSHRELGFIEIDVRNYITRKVQNIFEEDDAKEFGKYLVRMKEKNKNFLFEINLEGDHYIKHAFWADARNMAAFDYFRDVVSFDTTYNTNRYNLAGMRSTQRSESMHSFLNKFITRNSTLRQFVKQYDNCLASREQAERELDAADFHTVIPCTTKSAIEAQFHHVYTHEKFREVQAQFRGKVSCITRSMHSTLGFTTYEVIEQVSNSTFNKFVVTYDAESQDVKCHCLLFESRGILCRHSLSVLSFERVDNVAPKYILEC; this is encoded by the exons ATGAAGGATATTGGTCTTTGGACAATTTTCAAAGTTGTTTTGAATCACTCACATCCTTGTTGTCCAAGCCAGGCTgagatgctcaaacaacacagggAGCTTACCATGTTTGTGCATCACACCATCGAAACCCACGAGAAAGCCGGAATCAGAccgagcaaaacttaccaatcatttgtggTAGCAGCTGGCAGCCACCGTGAACTAGGTTTTATTGAAATAGATGTGAGAAATTACATCACAAGGAAAGTACAGAATATTTTTGAAGAAGACGACGCCAAAGAATTTGGGAAGTACCtagtaagaatgaaagagaagaacaaaaatttctTATTTGAGATCAACCTTGAAGGCGATCACTACATTAAACATGCATTCTGGGCTGATGCAAGAAACATGGCTGCATTTGATTATTTCAGAGACGtggtttcatttgacaccacctataACACAAACAG GTACAATTTG GCCggcatgagaagcacacaaaggagcgagagcatgcattcatttttgaACAAGTTCATCACACGGAATAGCACCTTGAGACAATTCGTGAAGCAATACGACAATTGCCTAGCAAGTAgagagcaagcagagagagaactcgatgctgcagattttcacaccGTGATACCGTgcacaacaaaatcagcaatagaAGCACAGTTTCATCATGTATATACCCATGAGAAGTTTAGGGAAGTTCAAGCTCAATTCAGAGGTAAAGTGAGCtgcatcacaagatcaatgcattcCACCCTAGGTTTCACAACATATGAAGTCATAGAGCAGGTTTccaactccacattcaacaagtttgtcgTCACCTACGACGCAGAATCACAAGATGTAAAGTGCCATTGCTTGCTGTTTGAGTCTAGGGGCATATTGTGCCGCCATTCCCTAAGCGTCCTAAGCTTTGAGCGAGTGGATAACGTGGCACCAAAATACATATTGGAATGCTAg
- the LOC107618339 gene encoding uncharacterized protein LOC107618339 isoform X5, giving the protein MELGRFDPTYSSELLKHMDKQNEILMEAYRSMLHESQKLQVEEEMLMHKLYEVMSAHGLIKKAASAVASATMTPLTVEAPPNKLLVLVAKWRKMMFSKGLCRLHFATWVHWCCRLILELPSLISDPTYMIRAILRRDSSHSKQCF; this is encoded by the exons ATGGAACTTGGAAGATTTGATCCAACTTACTCCTCAGAGTTATTGAA GCATATGGATAAGCAGAATGAGATCCTTATGGAAGCCTACAGATCAATGCTTCATGAATCGCAAAAACTTCAG GTCGAAGAAGAAATGCTTATGCACAAGCTCTATGAAGTTATGTCCGCTCATGGTCTAATTAAAAAG GCTGCAAGTGCTGTAGCTTCAGCAACTATGACACCACTGACTGTGGAAGCTCCACCCAACAAGCTTCTTGTGCTGGTTGCTAAg TGGAGAAAGATGATGTTTTCAAAGGGACTTTGTCGTCTCCATTTTGCGACTTGGGTGCACTGGTGCTGCCGACTCATCCTGGAGCTACCATCATTGATTTCAG ATCCAACTTACATGATTCGAGCCATTCTAAGAAGAGATTCGAGTCATTCTAAGCAATGCTTCTGA
- the LOC107618339 gene encoding uncharacterized protein LOC107618339 isoform X1 — translation MELGRFDPTYSSELLKHMDKQNEILMEAYRSMLHESQKLQVEEEMLMHKLYEVMSAHGLIKKAASAVASATMTPLTVEAPPNKLLVLVAKWRKMMFSKGLCRLHFATWVHWCCRLILELPSLISEYLIADDFSDELADGLTYVAGHDEESRPVLIQLT, via the exons ATGGAACTTGGAAGATTTGATCCAACTTACTCCTCAGAGTTATTGAA GCATATGGATAAGCAGAATGAGATCCTTATGGAAGCCTACAGATCAATGCTTCATGAATCGCAAAAACTTCAG GTCGAAGAAGAAATGCTTATGCACAAGCTCTATGAAGTTATGTCCGCTCATGGTCTAATTAAAAAG GCTGCAAGTGCTGTAGCTTCAGCAACTATGACACCACTGACTGTGGAAGCTCCACCCAACAAGCTTCTTGTGCTGGTTGCTAAg TGGAGAAAGATGATGTTTTCAAAGGGACTTTGTCGTCTCCATTTTGCGACTTGGGTGCACTGGTGCTGCCGACTCATCCTGGAGCTACCATCATTGATTTCAG aataTTTGATAGCTGATGATTTCTCAGATGAACTAGCTGATGGACTGACCTATGTAGCTGGTCATGACGAAGAATCCAGACCTGTTTTG ATCCAACTTACATGA
- the LOC107618339 gene encoding uncharacterized protein LOC107618339 isoform X4 — translation MELGRFDPTYSSELLKHMDKQNEILMEAYRSMLHESQKLQVEEEMLMHKLYEVMSAHGLIKKAASAVASATMTPLTVEAPPNKLLVLVAKWRKMMFSKGLCRLHFATWVHWCCRLILELPSLISDELADGLTYVAGHDEESRPVLIQLT, via the exons ATGGAACTTGGAAGATTTGATCCAACTTACTCCTCAGAGTTATTGAA GCATATGGATAAGCAGAATGAGATCCTTATGGAAGCCTACAGATCAATGCTTCATGAATCGCAAAAACTTCAG GTCGAAGAAGAAATGCTTATGCACAAGCTCTATGAAGTTATGTCCGCTCATGGTCTAATTAAAAAG GCTGCAAGTGCTGTAGCTTCAGCAACTATGACACCACTGACTGTGGAAGCTCCACCCAACAAGCTTCTTGTGCTGGTTGCTAAg TGGAGAAAGATGATGTTTTCAAAGGGACTTTGTCGTCTCCATTTTGCGACTTGGGTGCACTGGTGCTGCCGACTCATCCTGGAGCTACCATCATTGATTTCAG ATGAACTAGCTGATGGACTGACCTATGTAGCTGGTCATGACGAAGAATCCAGACCTGTTTTG ATCCAACTTACATGA
- the LOC107618339 gene encoding uncharacterized protein LOC107618339 isoform X2: MELGRFDPTYSSELLKHMDKQNEILMEAYRSMLHESQKLQVEEEMLMHKLYEVMSAHGLIKKAASAVASATMTPLTVEAPPNKLLVLWRKMMFSKGLCRLHFATWVHWCCRLILELPSLISEYLIADDFSDELADGLTYVAGHDEESRPVLIQLT; the protein is encoded by the exons ATGGAACTTGGAAGATTTGATCCAACTTACTCCTCAGAGTTATTGAA GCATATGGATAAGCAGAATGAGATCCTTATGGAAGCCTACAGATCAATGCTTCATGAATCGCAAAAACTTCAG GTCGAAGAAGAAATGCTTATGCACAAGCTCTATGAAGTTATGTCCGCTCATGGTCTAATTAAAAAG GCTGCAAGTGCTGTAGCTTCAGCAACTATGACACCACTGACTGTGGAAGCTCCACCCAACAAGCTTCTTGTGCTG TGGAGAAAGATGATGTTTTCAAAGGGACTTTGTCGTCTCCATTTTGCGACTTGGGTGCACTGGTGCTGCCGACTCATCCTGGAGCTACCATCATTGATTTCAG aataTTTGATAGCTGATGATTTCTCAGATGAACTAGCTGATGGACTGACCTATGTAGCTGGTCATGACGAAGAATCCAGACCTGTTTTG ATCCAACTTACATGA
- the LOC107616288 gene encoding serine decarboxylase 1-like produces MALTPPPHTTREEEQQHNNNNGCHMNLAISPNCTGETQANLSAVINHYVHTLNHFNLRNLGYPTNQNFNYDALAPLLQFHLNNAGDPFVGSSFRLNSTSFEVSALDWFANLWDIQKNKYWGYVTTGGTEANLHAILVGREQFPDGVLYTSEDSHYSIFKIARIYRMQCVKVRSLISGEIDCADLKASLLHHKDRPAIINLNIGTTMKGAVDDIDLVIKTLEESGFNRDRFYIHCDAALFGIMLPFLKAASKIISFKKPIGSVSVSGHKFLGCPIPCGVVITRSEYINASSRDVEIIGSRDATITGSRCGHAPIFLWYAIKKKGSIGIQNEVENCIANARYLHNRLSDAGIGAMLNEYSNIVVFERPLDHQFSRRWNLACQGNIAHVVVMQHVTIQMLDSFVNEFLHKRSFSRFEDYGSFQPLCIAEKVGAANCSCSMHNLYHDCAC; encoded by the exons ATGGCATTGACTCCACCACCTCATACAACAAGAGAAGAGGAACAACAACACAATAACAATAATGGGTGCCACATGAACCTCGCTATCTCCCCAAACTGCACCGGGGAGACACAAGCAAATTTGAGTGCTGTCATTAATCACTATGTCCACACTCTAAATCACTTCAACTTGCGCAACTTGG GGTACCCCACGAATCAGAATTTCAACTACGATGCATTGGCACCATTGCTACAATTTCACCTAAACAATGCAGGTGATCCATTTGTTGGGAGCAGCTTCCGTCTAAATTCAACGTCATTTGAAGTTAGTGCTCTTGATTGGTTCGCTAATTTGTGGGACATACAAAAGAACAAGTATTGGGGATACGTCACTACTGGTGGAACAGAGGCCAATCTTCACGCCATTTTAGTAGG GAGAGAACAATTTCCTGATGGGGTTCTATATACTTCAGAAGATTCACATTATTCAATATTTAAAATAGCAAGAATATATCGAATGCAATGTGTCAAAGTTAGATCTCTTATCTCCGGTGAGATTGACTGTGCTGATCTAAAAGCTTCACTACTTCATCACAAGGACAGGCCAGCCATCATCAATCTTAACATAG GTACAACGATGAAAGGAGCTGTTGATGACATTGATCTTGTAATAAAAACACTTGAGGAAAGTGGTTTCAATCGTGATAGATTCTACATTCACTGTGATGCAGCTCTATTTGGAATCATGCTCCCTTTTCTCAAAGCA GCATCAAAGATAATAAGTTTCAAGAAACCCATTGGAAGTGTGAGTGTTTCAGGGCATAAATTCTTGGGATGTCCAATTCCCTGTGGGGTTGTAATAACGCGTTCAGAATACATTAATGCGTCATCAAGGGATGTTGAAATCATTGGTTCAAGGGATGCAACAATCACAGGTAGTCGATGTGGACATGCTCCAATCTTCCTTTGGTATGCTATCAAAAAGAAAGGCTCAATAGGGATTCAAAACGAAGTGGAAAATTGCATAGCAAATGCACGTTACTTGCACAATCGACTAAGTGATGCTGGAATTGGTGCAATGTTAAATGAGTATAGCAACATTGTTGTGTTTGAGAGGCCTCTTGATCATCAATTTAGCCGTAGGTGGAACTTGGCGTGCCAAGGGAACATTGCACACGTGGTGGTCATGCAACATGTTACCATTCAAATGTTGGATTCTTTTGTTAATGAGTTTCTTCATAAACGTTCCTTTTCACGGTTTGAGGATTATGGCTCTTTTCAGCCTCTGTGCATAGCAGAAAAAGTTGGCGCTGCAAATTGTTCTTGCTCAATGCACAACTTGTATCATGATTGTGCATGCTAG
- the LOC107618339 gene encoding cleavage stimulation factor subunit 50-like isoform X3: MELGRFDPTYSSELLKHMDKQNEILMEAYRSMLHESQKLQVEEEMLMHKLYEVMSAHGLIKKAASAVASATMTPLTVEAPPNKLLVLVAKVLFLILLSCCYLEKDDVFKGTLSSPFCDLGALVLPTHPGATIIDFRSNLHDSSHSKKRFESF, encoded by the exons ATGGAACTTGGAAGATTTGATCCAACTTACTCCTCAGAGTTATTGAA GCATATGGATAAGCAGAATGAGATCCTTATGGAAGCCTACAGATCAATGCTTCATGAATCGCAAAAACTTCAG GTCGAAGAAGAAATGCTTATGCACAAGCTCTATGAAGTTATGTCCGCTCATGGTCTAATTAAAAAG GCTGCAAGTGCTGTAGCTTCAGCAACTATGACACCACTGACTGTGGAAGCTCCACCCAACAAGCTTCTTGTGCTGGTTGCTAAggttctttttcttattttgcttAGTTGTTGTTACT TGGAGAAAGATGATGTTTTCAAAGGGACTTTGTCGTCTCCATTTTGCGACTTGGGTGCACTGGTGCTGCCGACTCATCCTGGAGCTACCATCATTGATTTCAG ATCCAACTTACATGATTCGAGCCATTCTAAGAAGAGATTCGAGTCATTCTAA
- the LOC107618339 gene encoding uncharacterized protein LOC107618339 isoform X6 translates to MELGRFDPTYSSELLKHMDKQNEILMEAYRSMLHESQKLQVEEEMLMHKLYEVMSAHGLIKKAASAVASATMTPLTVEAPPNKLLVLWRKMMFSKGLCRLHFATWVHWCCRLILELPSLISDPTYMIRAILRRDSSHSKQCF, encoded by the exons ATGGAACTTGGAAGATTTGATCCAACTTACTCCTCAGAGTTATTGAA GCATATGGATAAGCAGAATGAGATCCTTATGGAAGCCTACAGATCAATGCTTCATGAATCGCAAAAACTTCAG GTCGAAGAAGAAATGCTTATGCACAAGCTCTATGAAGTTATGTCCGCTCATGGTCTAATTAAAAAG GCTGCAAGTGCTGTAGCTTCAGCAACTATGACACCACTGACTGTGGAAGCTCCACCCAACAAGCTTCTTGTGCTG TGGAGAAAGATGATGTTTTCAAAGGGACTTTGTCGTCTCCATTTTGCGACTTGGGTGCACTGGTGCTGCCGACTCATCCTGGAGCTACCATCATTGATTTCAG ATCCAACTTACATGATTCGAGCCATTCTAAGAAGAGATTCGAGTCATTCTAAGCAATGCTTCTGA
- the LOC107618339 gene encoding cleavage stimulation factor subunit 50-like isoform X9 encodes MELGRFDPTYSSELLKHMDKQNEILMEAYRSMLHESQKLQVEEEMLMHKLYEVMSAHGLIKKAASAVASATMTPLTVEAPPNKLLVLGLAVEKDDVFKGTLSSPFCDLGALVLPTHPGATIIDFRIFDS; translated from the exons ATGGAACTTGGAAGATTTGATCCAACTTACTCCTCAGAGTTATTGAA GCATATGGATAAGCAGAATGAGATCCTTATGGAAGCCTACAGATCAATGCTTCATGAATCGCAAAAACTTCAG GTCGAAGAAGAAATGCTTATGCACAAGCTCTATGAAGTTATGTCCGCTCATGGTCTAATTAAAAAG GCTGCAAGTGCTGTAGCTTCAGCAACTATGACACCACTGACTGTGGAAGCTCCACCCAACAAGCTTCTTGTGCTG GGTCTTGCAGTGGAGAAAGATGATGTTTTCAAAGGGACTTTGTCGTCTCCATTTTGCGACTTGGGTGCACTGGTGCTGCCGACTCATCCTGGAGCTACCATCATTGATTTCAG aataTTTGATAGCTGA
- the LOC107618339 gene encoding cleavage stimulation factor subunit 50-like isoform X8: MELGRFDPTYSSELLKHMDKQNEILMEAYRSMLHESQKLQVEEEMLMHKLYEVMSAHGLIKKAASAVASATMTPLTVEAPPNKLLVLGLAVEKDDVFKGTLSSPFCDLGALVLPTHPGATIIDFRSNLHDSSHSKKRFESF; this comes from the exons ATGGAACTTGGAAGATTTGATCCAACTTACTCCTCAGAGTTATTGAA GCATATGGATAAGCAGAATGAGATCCTTATGGAAGCCTACAGATCAATGCTTCATGAATCGCAAAAACTTCAG GTCGAAGAAGAAATGCTTATGCACAAGCTCTATGAAGTTATGTCCGCTCATGGTCTAATTAAAAAG GCTGCAAGTGCTGTAGCTTCAGCAACTATGACACCACTGACTGTGGAAGCTCCACCCAACAAGCTTCTTGTGCTG GGTCTTGCAGTGGAGAAAGATGATGTTTTCAAAGGGACTTTGTCGTCTCCATTTTGCGACTTGGGTGCACTGGTGCTGCCGACTCATCCTGGAGCTACCATCATTGATTTCAG ATCCAACTTACATGATTCGAGCCATTCTAAGAAGAGATTCGAGTCATTCTAA
- the LOC107618339 gene encoding uncharacterized protein LOC107618339 isoform X7 — translation MDKQNEILMEAYRSMLHESQKLQVEEEMLMHKLYEVMSAHGLIKKAASAVASATMTPLTVEAPPNKLLVLVAKWRKMMFSKGLCRLHFATWVHWCCRLILELPSLISEYLIADDFSDELADGLTYVAGHDEESRPVLIQLT, via the exons ATGGATAAGCAGAATGAGATCCTTATGGAAGCCTACAGATCAATGCTTCATGAATCGCAAAAACTTCAG GTCGAAGAAGAAATGCTTATGCACAAGCTCTATGAAGTTATGTCCGCTCATGGTCTAATTAAAAAG GCTGCAAGTGCTGTAGCTTCAGCAACTATGACACCACTGACTGTGGAAGCTCCACCCAACAAGCTTCTTGTGCTGGTTGCTAAg TGGAGAAAGATGATGTTTTCAAAGGGACTTTGTCGTCTCCATTTTGCGACTTGGGTGCACTGGTGCTGCCGACTCATCCTGGAGCTACCATCATTGATTTCAG aataTTTGATAGCTGATGATTTCTCAGATGAACTAGCTGATGGACTGACCTATGTAGCTGGTCATGACGAAGAATCCAGACCTGTTTTG ATCCAACTTACATGA
- the LOC107616290 gene encoding serine decarboxylase 1-like: MPLTPPPQATTEEEEQEENNNNGCHMNLAISHHCTGEPQANLSAVINHYFHTVNHFNLRNLGYPGNQNFNYDALVPLLQFHLNNAGDAFVGTGCSLNSTSFEVSVLDWFANLWNIQKDKYWGCITTGGTEANLHAILVGREQFPDGILYTSEDSHYSIFKIARMYRVQCVKVRTFVSGEIDCADLKASLLHHKDKPAIINLNIGTTMKGAVDDVDLVIKTLEETGFSRDRFYIHCDGALFGIMLPFLKAAPKVISFEKPIGSVSVSGHKFLGCPIPCGVVITRSKYMNASSRDATITGSRCGHAPIFLWYAIKKKGSIGIQNEVENCIANARYLHNRLSDAGIGAMLNEHSNIVVFERPLDHQFSRRWSLACQGNIAHVVVMQHVTIQMLDSFVTEFLHKRSFSRFEDYGSFQPLCIAEEVGAANCSCSMHNLKS; the protein is encoded by the exons ATGCCATTAACTCCGCCACCTCAGGCAACAACAGAagaggaggaacaagaagagaATAACAATAATGGATGCCACATGAACCTTGCTATTTCCCATCACTGCACTGGGGAGCCACAAGCCAATTTGAGTGCCGTCATTAATCACTATTTCCACACTGTAAATCACTTCAACTTGCGCAACTTGG GCTACCCCGGTAATCAGAATTTCAACTACGATGCGTTGGTACCATTGCTACAATTTCATCTAAACAATGCAGGTGATGCATTTGTTGGGACCGGCTGCTCTCTAAATTCAACATCGTTTGAAGTTAGTGTTCTTGATTGGTTTGCTAATTTGTGGAACATACAAAAAGATAAGTATTGGGGATGCATTACTACTGGTGGAACTGAAGCCAATCTTCACGCCATTTTAGTAGG GAGAGAGCAATTTCCTGATGGGATTCTATATACTTCCGAAGATTCACATTATTCAATATTTAAGATAGCAAGAATGTACCGAGTGCAATGTGTCAAAGTTAGAACTTTTGTCTCCGGTGAGATTGACTGTGCTGATCTAAAAGCTTCACTACTTCATCACAAGGACAAGCCAGCCATAATCAATCTTAACATAG GCACAACGATGAAAGGAGCTGTTGACGACGTTGATCTTGTAATAAAAACACTTGAGGAAACTGGTTTCAGTCGTGATAGATTCTACATCCACTGTGATGGAGCTCTATTTGGAATCATGCTCCCTTTTCTCAAAGCA GCACCGAAAGTAATAAGTTTCGAGAAACCCATTGGAAGTGTGAGTGTGTCTGGGCATAAATTCTTGGGATGTCCAATTCCCTGTGGAGTTGTAATAACCCGTTCTAAATACATGAATGCTTCATCAAGGGATGCAACAATCACAGGTAGTCGATGTGGACATGCTCCAATCTTCCTTTGGTATGCTATCAAAAAGAAAGGCTCAATAGGGATTCAAAACGAAGTGGAAAATTGCATAGCCAATGCACGTTACTTGCACAATCGACTAAGTGATGCTGGAATTGGTGCAATGTTAAATGAGCATAGCAACATTGTTGTGTTTGAGAGGCCTCTTGATCATCAATTTAGCCGTAGGTGGAGCTTGGCGTGCCAAGGAAACATTGCACACGTGGTGGTCATGCAGCATGTTACCATTCAAATGTTGGATTCttttgttactgagtttcttcaTAAACGATCATTTTCACGGTTCGAGGATTATGGCTCTTTTCAGCCTCTGTGCATAGCAGAAGAAGTTGGCGCTGCAAATTGTTCTTGCTCAATGCACAATTTGAAATCTTGA